The proteins below come from a single Corylus avellana chromosome ca3, CavTom2PMs-1.0 genomic window:
- the LOC132175568 gene encoding long-chain-alcohol oxidase FAO4A-like produces the protein MEPKGERDHYVSFSSKANGKEDDHTVVELGNIDMQELLEPGDHQTQTYYVNSLSSWEMDTLTALCDTFLPSVDVSDVTPDESVVKFFSTSASMAGTPERVGGVISQRLKHPKKWLLRVALWVLSTWIGSFVLCGRRSLSSQFPYVRRFSLLPRPTREEIVFSLSLSYFYLLRMLFRAMKLLILHVFFTQVDEKNDNLSWKAIGYSGPDPDYKIQTQQLKKLRKINGYGEYELDEEDGGKDELCGPLYRGLINLKIPRNIALDTLRRFGFPVSVMPRKTNKIPSSISYPSLLIKCDAVVIGSGSGGGVVAGVLAKAGYKVLVLEKGNYCARNNLSLLEGPTFDQMYLSGGLVATDDMGMLVLAGSTVGGGSAINWSASIRTPQHVTKEWCDRYELELFDSELYKEAMDVVCEKMGVQSECQNEGFNNAILRRGCEELGYPVKNIPRNSAPDHYCGWCGLGCKDGNKKGTQETWLLDLVNSGNGAILPGCEAIKVLNKRKKGRDRKTASGVAFEFVYEGEKEICVVESKVTVVACGALSTPALLKRSGLKNASIGKNLHLHPVAMSWGYFPDNIWPEEEKKSYEGGIMTAMSTVVANLDGSGYGALIQTPSLHPGTFSMVMPWVSGTDMKKRMCRFSRTAHIFALGRDKGSGTVLSQNSISYQLEPADEENLKKGLEKVLRILAAAGAEEIGTHHSQGKTLNVKKASSHEFERFVEEESSRPLRGLSSPLCSAHQMGSCRMGVDPKKSVVNQMGETWEVEGLFVADTSVFPTALGVNPMVTVQAIAYCTAQSALEVLRRKKCRLR, from the exons ATGGAGCCAAAAGGTGAAAGAGATCATTATGTTAGCTTCTCATCAAAGGCTAATGGAAAAGAAGATGATCACACGGTGGTTGAGCTAGGTAACATCGACATGCAAGAGCTCCTTGAACCAGGAGATCATCAGACACAGACTTATTATGTcaactctctctcctcttgGGAGATGGACACTCTCACCGCTCTCTGTGATACCTTCTTGCCGTCCGTTGATGTTTCTGACGTCACTCCCGATGAATCGGTTGTCAAGTTCTTCTCCACTTCTGCTTCCATGGCTGGCACTCCAGAACGT gTAGGGGGAGTGATAAGCCAGAGACTGAAACACCCAAAGAAATGGCTGCTGCGAGTGGCGTTATGGGTGTTGTCGACATGGATTGGGAGCTTTGTATTATGCGGGAGACGAAGCCTGTCGAGCCAATTTCCTTACGTTCGAAGATTTTCTCTGTTGCCGCGGCCGACAAGGGAAGAGATTGTGTTTTCATTGTCTCTCAGTTATTTCTATCTTCTAAGAATGCTCTTCAGGGCCATGAAACTTCTCATTCTCCATGTTTTCTTCACTCAG GTGGATGAGAAGAATGACAACCTATCATGGAAAGCAATTGGTTACAGTGGACCTGATCCGGACTACAAAATCCAAACTCAGCAgttgaagaaattaagaaaaattaacGGATATGGAGAATATGaacttgatgaagaagatggtggTAAAGATGAGCTTTGTGGGCCACTTTACAGAGGCCTCATCAATCTAAAAATCCCGCGGAACATTGCTTTAGATACTTTGAGAAGATTTGGATTTCCCGTCTCAGTTATGCCTcgcaaaaccaataaaattccTTCCAGCATATCTTACCCTTCTTTGCTTATCAAATGTGATGCAGTGGTGATTGGTTCTGGCTCCGGCGGTGGTGTTGTTGCCGGAGTTCTAGCAAAGGCCGGTTACAAAGTGCTTGTTTTGGAGAAAGGAAATTACTGTGCCAGGAACAATCTCTCACTTCTTGAAGGCCCAACTTTTGATCAAATGTATTTATCTGGTGGTTTGGTGGCAACTGATGATATGGGAATGTTAGTACTTGCAGGGTCCACAGTTGGCGGAGGCTCTGCAATTAATTGGTCAGCTTCGATTCGGACCCCTCAGCATGTAACTAAAGAATGGTGTGATCGCTATGAACTGGAACTGTTTGACAGTGAACTCTACAAAGAAGCCATGGATGTTGTCTGTGAAAAAATGGGAGTTCAATCCGAATGCCAAAACGAAGGATTCAACAACGCAATCTTGAGAAGAGGGTGTGAAGAACTGGGTTATCCTGTGAAGAATATACCTCGAAATTCAGCGCCAGATCATTACTGCGGTTGGTGTGGTCTTGGCTGCAAGGATGGAAACAAGAAAGGCACCCAGGAGACATGGCTTCTCGATTTG GTAAATTCCGGCAATGGTGCGATTCTTCCGGGTTGTGAGGCCATCAAAGTCTTgaacaagagaaagaaaggaagagataGGAAGACAGCAAGTGGGGTTGCTTTTGAGTTTGTATatgaaggagagaaagagatttgTGTGGTGGAGTCCAAGGTGACTGTCGTTGCATGTGGCGCCCTCAGCACGCCGGCATTGTTGAAAAGAAGTGGCTTGAAGAATGCAAGCATTGGAAAGAACTTGCATCTCCATCCGGTGGCAATGTCATGGGGCTACTTTCCCGATAATATATGGCCggaggaagagaagaagagctATGAAGGAGGGATAATGACAGCAATGTCTACCGTTGTTGCAAATTTGGATGGGTCTGGGTATGGGGCATTGATACAAACACCTTCATTGCACCCCGGCACGTTCTCGATGGTAATGCCCTGGGTTTCCGGCACAGATATGAAAAAACGAATGTGCAGGTTTTCAAGGACCGCCCATATATTTGCATTGGGAAGGGATAAGGGTTCAGGAACGGTGCTTTCCCAAAACTCAATTAGTTACCAATTGGAACCTGCCGACGAGGAGAATCTAAAGAAAGGGCTAGAGAAAGTGCTGAGGATATTGGCAGCAGCCGGAGCTGAAGAAATCGGAACCCATCACTCGCAAGGAAAGACGTTAAACGTAAAGAAAGCAAGCTCGCATGAGTTCGAGAGGTTCGTGGAGGAGGAAAGTTCAAGGCCACTGAGGGGCCTTTCGTCTCCGCTATGTTCGGCGCATCAGATGGGGAGCTGCCGGATGGGGGTTGACCCAAAGAAATCGGTGGTGAACCAGATGGGGGAAACATGGGAGGTGGAGGGGCTTTTTGTGGCGGATACAAGTGTTTTTCCGACAGCTTTAGGCGTGAATCCGATGGTCACCGTTCAGGCAATTGCTTATTGCACTGCGCAGTCTGCTCTTGAAGTTCTGAGGAGGAAGAAGTGTAGATTGCGCTAA
- the LOC132175409 gene encoding long-chain-alcohol oxidase FAO4A-like, with the protein MEPKDERDHYVSFSSKANGKEDDHTVVELGNIDMQDLLEPGDHQTQPYYVNSLSSWEMDTLTALCDTFLPSVDVSDVSTPDESIVKFFSTSASMAGTPERVGGVISQRLKHPKKWLLRVALWVLSTWIGSFVLCGRRSLSSQFPYVRRFSLLPRPTREEIVFSLSFSYFYLPRMLVRAMKLLILHVFFTQVDEKNDNLSWKAIGYSGPDPDYKIQTQQLKKLRKINGYGEYELDEEDGGKDELCGPLYRGLINLKIPRNIALDTLRRFGFPVSVMPRKTNKIPSSISYPSLLIKCDAVVIGSGSGGGVVAGVLAKAGYKVLVLEKGNYCARNNLSLLEGPTFDQMYLSGGLVATDDMGMLVLAGSTVGGGSAINWSASIRTPQHVTKEWCDRYELELFDSELYKEAMDVVCEKMGVQSECQNEGFNNAILRRGCEELGYPVKNIPRNSAPDHYCGWCGLGCKDGSKKGTQETWLLDLVNSGNGAILPGCEAIKVLNKRKKGRDRKTASGVAFEFVHEGEKEICVVESKVTVVACGALSTPALLKRSGLKNACIGKNLHLHPVAMSWGYFPDNIWPEEEKKSYEGGIMTAMSTVVANLDGSGYGALIQTPSLHPGTFSMVMPWVSGTDMKKRMCRFSRTAHIFALGRDKGSGTVLSQNSISYQLEPADEENLKKGLEKVLRILAAAGAEEIGTHHSQGKTLNVKKASSHEFERFVEEESSRPLRGLSSPLCSAHQMGSCRMGVDPKKSVVNQMGETWEVEGLFVADTSVFPTALGVNPMVTVQAIAYCTAQSALEVLRRKKCGLR; encoded by the exons ATGGAGCCAAAAGATGAAAGAGATCATTATGTTAGCTTCTCATCAAAGGCTAATGGAAAAGAAGATGATCACACGGTGGTTGAGCTAGGTAACATCGACATGCAAGATCTCCTTGAACCAGGAGATCATCAGACACAGCCTTATTATGTcaactctctctcctcttgGGAGATGGACACTCTCACCGCTCTCTGTGATACCTTCTTGCCGTCCGTTGATGTTTCTGACGTCAGTACTCCCGATGAATCGATTGTCAAGTTCTTCTCCACTTCTGCTTCCATGGCTGGCACTCCAGAACGT gTAGGGGGAGTGATAAGCCAGAGACTGAAACACCCAAAGAAATGGCTGCTGCGAGTGGCGTTATGGGTGTTGTCGACATGGATTGGGAGCTTTGTATTATGCGGGAGACGAAGCCTGTCCAGTCAATTTCCTTACGTTCGAAGATTTTCTCTCTTGCCTCGGCCGACAAGGGAAGAGATTGTGTTTTCATTGTCTTTCAGTTATTTCTATCTTCCAAGAATGCTCGTCAGGGCCATGAAACTTCTCATTCTCCATGTTTTCTTCACTCAG GTGGATGAGAAGAATGACAACCTATCATGGAAAGCAATTGGTTACAGTGGACCTGATCCGGACTACAAAATCCAAACTCAGCAgttgaagaaattaagaaaaattaacGGATATGGAGAATATGaacttgatgaagaagatggtggTAAAGATGAGCTTTGTGGGCCACTTTACAGAGGCCTCATCAATCTAAAAATCCCGCGGAACATTGCTTTAGATACTTTGAGAAGATTTGGATTTCCCGTCTCAGTTATGCCTcgcaaaaccaataaaattccTTCCAGCATATCTTACCCTTCTTTGCTTATCAAATGTGATGCAGTGGTGATTGGTTCTGGCTCCGGCGGTGGTGTTGTTGCCGGAGTTCTAGCAAAGGCCGGTTACAAAGTGCTTGTTTTGGAGAAAGGAAATTACTGTGCCAGGAACAATCTCTCACTTCTTGAAGGCCCAACTTTTGATCAAATGTATTTATCTGGTGGTTTGGTGGCAACTGATGATATGGGAATGTTAGTACTTGCAGGGTCCACAGTTGGCGGAGGCTCTGCAATTAATTGGTCAGCTTCGATTCGGACCCCTCAGCATGTAACTAAAGAATGGTGTGATCGCTATGAACTGGAACTGTTTGACAGTGAACTCTACAAAGAAGCCATGGATGTTGTCTGTGAAAAAATGGGAGTTCAATCCGAATGCCAAAACGAAGGATTCAACAACGCAATCTTGAGAAGAGGGTGTGAAGAACTGGGTTATCCTGTGAAGAATATACCTCGAAATTCAGCGCCAGATCATTACTGCGGTTGGTGTGGTCTTGGCTGCAAGGATGGAAGCAAGAAAGGCACCCAGGAGACATGGCTTCTCGATTTG GTAAATTCCGGCAATGGTGCGATTCTTCCGGGTTGTGAGGCCATCAAAGTCTTgaacaagagaaagaaaggaagagataGGAAGACAGCAAGTGGGGTTGCTTTTGAGTTTGTACatgaaggagagaaagagatttgTGTGGTGGAGTCCAAGGTGACTGTCGTTGCATGTGGCGCCCTCAGCACGCCGGCATTGTTGAAAAGAAGTGGCTTGAAGAATGCATGCATTGGAAAGAACTTGCATCTCCATCCGGTGGCAATGTCATGGGGCTACTTTCCCGATAATATATGGCCggaggaagagaagaagagctATGAAGGAGGGATAATGACAGCAATGTCTACCGTTGTTGCAAATTTGGATGGGTCTGGGTATGGGGCATTGATACAAACACCTTCATTGCACCCCGGCACGTTCTCGATGGTAATGCCATGGGTTTCCGGCACGGATATGAAAAAACGAATGTGCAGGTTTTCAAGGACCGCCCATATATTTGCATTGGGAAGGGATAAAGGGTCAGGAACGGTACTTTCCCAGAACTCAATCAGTTACCAATTGGAACCTGCCGACGAGGAGAATCTAAAGAAAGGGCTAGAGAAAGTGCTGAGGATATTGGCAGCAGCCGGAGCTGAAGAAATCGGAACCCATCACTCGCAAGGGAAGACGTTAAACGTAAAGAAAGCAAGCTCGCATGAGTTCGAGAGGTTCGTGGAGGAGGAAAGTTCAAGGCCACTGAGGGGCCTTTCGTCTCCGCTATGTTCGGCGCATCAGATGGGGAGCTGCCGGATGGGGGTTGATCCGAAGAAATCGGTGGTGAACCAGATGGGGGAAACATGGGAGGTGGAGGGGCTTTTTGTGGCGGATACGAGTGTTTTTCCGACTGCTTTAGGGGTGAATCCGATGGTCACCGTTCAGGCAATTGCTTATTGCACTGCGCAGTCTGCTCTTGAAGTTCTGAGGAGGAAGAAGTGTGGATTGCGCTAA
- the LOC132176277 gene encoding protein MODIFYING WALL LIGNIN-2 produces the protein MEKRQYGFALILSIVVSLGVVSFLSCIAAELKRTKKEDLKLDGKLCYLPGSHAFGFGIAALVCLAVAQIIGNLIICWNSYSGENRNDSKTRRPRIAAILLLISWLSFGIAAILMGVAMSMSRRQPYGKGWLDGECYLVKDGTYIGSAILVLVTIGSTLGSAILTKRINQADKGKRVHAQVA, from the exons ATGGAGAAACGCCAATATGGGTTCGCGCTAATTTTGTCAATCGTCGTCTCCCTTGGCGTTGTCTCCTTCCTGTCGTGCATTGCTGCTGAGCTAAAGAGAACAAAG aagGAGGATCTCAAGTTGGATGGGAAACTTTGTTATTTGCCAGGAAGTCATGCATTTGGGTTTGGAATTGCGGCATTGGTCTGTTTGGCTGTCGCTCAGATCATCGGAAATCTGATCATTTGCTGGAATTCTTATTCAGGAGAGAACAGAAACGACAGCAAGACGAGGAGGCCGAGGATTGCTGCAATCCTCCTGCTAATTTCATG GTTGAGCTTTGGAATTGCAGCTATATTAATGGGTGTAGCCATGAGTATGAGTAGAAGGCAGCCGTATGGGAAAGGATGGTTAGACGGCGAGTGCTACCTGGTCAAAGACGGGACGTACATTGGTTCAGCAATACTAGTTCTGGTCACAATAGGCTCGACGCTGGGCTCAGCCATTCTAACAAAAAGAATTAACCAGGCTGATAAGGGCAAAAGGGTACACGCACAAGTAGCATGA